From one Allorhizobium ampelinum S4 genomic stretch:
- a CDS encoding MFS transporter, with amino-acid sequence MLLWILGLSAAYAVALNGTMVMPVVVLSMSKLTGYNEAMATIVASAELAGIAFYGIFLPKLALRSWKAVAIGGIVAVMAGEALSFWLQNPYSLATARFATGLGEGALFSLVSMSLASLANAERYWGALSLIGGTAMGLLLFVVSLVPPEEAGAPVFLMLGAFTAIMAPLLVFVARRSSRLPVASRHTKLNNGKMLLAMMVVFLVYGVQAAQWAVCGYVGEKVGLSNGEVGFYLALSSLVGFLGAIIPSFTHDKAKRLPAVLLGFLIMAMSIYFLFTMLTPLIFVTTQVLVNIGFYIVTPFITGILTENDPDGSVMSRTLVVAVVGGTLGTAIAGPIFEGYDSSLFAWSCLLPLAIAAVCAAIIFGHLHRSFPATVINKIAE; translated from the coding sequence ATGCTTTTGTGGATACTCGGCTTGAGTGCTGCCTATGCGGTCGCGCTGAATGGGACAATGGTCATGCCCGTCGTCGTTCTATCGATGAGCAAACTGACCGGCTATAACGAAGCAATGGCGACAATCGTCGCCAGCGCGGAACTCGCGGGCATTGCGTTTTATGGAATATTCTTACCCAAACTGGCGCTCAGATCGTGGAAAGCAGTGGCGATTGGCGGCATTGTCGCGGTCATGGCCGGCGAAGCGCTGAGTTTCTGGCTTCAAAACCCTTACAGCCTTGCCACTGCAAGATTTGCGACCGGACTTGGCGAGGGCGCCTTGTTCAGTCTGGTTTCGATGAGCCTTGCCTCGCTTGCCAATGCCGAAAGATACTGGGGCGCGCTTAGCCTGATTGGCGGAACCGCCATGGGGTTGCTGCTCTTCGTGGTATCACTCGTGCCACCGGAAGAAGCGGGAGCGCCTGTCTTTCTCATGTTGGGCGCGTTTACCGCCATCATGGCGCCGCTCCTGGTTTTCGTTGCCAGGCGCTCGTCCCGGCTCCCTGTGGCAAGCCGTCACACCAAACTCAACAATGGGAAAATGCTGCTTGCAATGATGGTTGTATTTCTCGTTTATGGGGTGCAGGCGGCGCAATGGGCAGTCTGCGGTTATGTGGGGGAAAAAGTGGGGCTGAGCAATGGTGAAGTTGGATTCTATCTCGCCCTATCATCGCTGGTGGGCTTCCTGGGAGCGATCATTCCTTCTTTCACCCATGACAAGGCCAAAAGACTGCCAGCCGTGCTGCTGGGTTTCCTGATCATGGCGATGTCGATCTATTTCCTGTTCACCATGCTGACACCCCTGATTTTCGTCACGACACAGGTTCTGGTCAATATCGGTTTCTATATCGTGACCCCGTTTATCACAGGTATACTGACCGAAAACGACCCCGACGGGTCAGTGATGTCACGAACCTTAGTGGTTGCCGTCGTGGGGGGCACGCTGGGAACCGCAATTGCCGGGCCAATCTTTGAAGGCTACGATTCGAGCCTCTTCGCCTGGTCCTGTCTCTTGCCCCTGGCAATCGCGGCGGTCTGTGCAGCAATCATCTTTGGCCATCTGCACCGTAGCTTTCCAGCGACTGTAATAAACAAAATAGCGGAGTGA
- a CDS encoding D-arabinono-1,4-lactone oxidase, which translates to MIPGDNLSWSNWSGSVETKLKAILRPRTKEELQDVIRSAPGPLRLVGSGHSFTPLVSTPGTIVDLSALSGLIDYDSDALTATIAAGTKLSDLTELLAGIGQALPNMGDIDKQSVAGALGTATHGSGLGLGAYHTLLKGMQFIDGRGTHREFTAGRDDEMIHATGVTLGSFGALTAVTFQNVPAYNLRRKRTMLSIGNTLENFETLMSAHRSAEIFFVPFANHALFQTLDITDETGDFQVTSEDEDGLATLKKLRTFLRWFPGLRRKLIGNAMAKLSDEEAVGEWMKVYVTDRQTKFNEMEYHLPFEEGAGALAEIIELIEKRFPEIYFPIEVRSVKGDEFWLSPFYKRDTCSIAIHHGIGENPAAFFLAAEAVFRKRGGRPHWGKLHNLRAADLVGIYPRFKDAMEIRSEIDPENRFISPYMATLLGVR; encoded by the coding sequence ATGATTCCAGGCGACAATCTGTCTTGGAGTAATTGGTCGGGCAGCGTGGAGACCAAACTGAAAGCAATTCTTCGTCCCAGGACCAAGGAAGAGCTACAGGACGTGATCCGATCAGCGCCGGGACCGCTAAGGCTCGTTGGCTCGGGCCATTCATTTACGCCGCTTGTCTCGACCCCTGGAACAATTGTCGATCTGTCGGCTCTATCCGGTTTGATCGATTATGACAGTGATGCTCTGACAGCAACGATTGCAGCGGGTACCAAGCTGAGCGATCTGACGGAATTGCTCGCCGGGATCGGCCAAGCACTGCCCAACATGGGCGATATCGACAAACAGTCTGTCGCTGGCGCCCTCGGTACGGCAACGCATGGCTCGGGCCTTGGCCTGGGGGCTTATCACACCCTGCTGAAAGGCATGCAGTTCATCGATGGTCGCGGCACGCACCGGGAATTTACAGCCGGACGTGATGACGAGATGATCCATGCGACCGGCGTGACGCTTGGTAGTTTCGGAGCCTTGACTGCCGTTACCTTTCAGAATGTCCCGGCTTATAATCTACGCCGCAAGCGGACAATGCTGTCGATTGGTAATACGCTTGAAAACTTCGAAACCCTGATGTCAGCCCATCGATCGGCGGAGATTTTCTTTGTTCCCTTTGCCAATCATGCGCTTTTTCAGACACTGGATATCACTGACGAAACGGGTGATTTTCAAGTGACCTCGGAGGACGAAGACGGTCTTGCGACGCTGAAGAAACTCAGAACCTTTCTGCGGTGGTTTCCCGGCTTGCGGCGCAAATTGATCGGCAATGCCATGGCGAAGCTGTCTGACGAGGAAGCCGTGGGTGAATGGATGAAGGTCTATGTCACCGACCGCCAGACCAAGTTCAATGAAATGGAATATCATCTGCCGTTTGAAGAGGGAGCCGGAGCTCTGGCGGAGATCATCGAACTGATTGAGAAGCGCTTTCCGGAAATCTACTTTCCCATTGAAGTCCGCAGTGTCAAAGGGGACGAATTCTGGCTCAGTCCCTTCTACAAGCGTGACACGTGTTCCATAGCCATTCATCACGGCATCGGTGAAAATCCGGCAGCGTTCTTCCTTGCTGCGGAGGCTGTGTTCCGCAAGCGGGGTGGGCGACCGCATTGGGGTAAATTGCATAACCTCAGGGCTGCCGATCTGGTCGGCATCTATCCGCGATTTAAGGATGCAATGGAGATCAGATCAGAAATAGATCCCGAAAATCGCTTTATCTCGCCTTACATGGCGACGCTGCTTGGGGTTCGATAA
- a CDS encoding TetR/AcrR family transcriptional regulator, whose amino-acid sequence MTSDQKALRRQPRQERSRDRIDDILSAAMQLIGQKGSAAVTMRGIATASDMSLATVYHYFPNRTAVIATLFERYSKGTREVIDTALQDIKDASGIGDAAEMIVDFYYNRLRGDPAVQDLLDAIHADKALHDLDIEETHRQADQFSRSTQVFLAESCRQEYARAVYLLFQLASAAIRLALHESEEKGAVIIDDYRRLIRGRFSQFEQL is encoded by the coding sequence ATGACGAGCGACCAAAAGGCATTGCGGAGGCAGCCCCGCCAGGAGCGCAGCAGAGACCGTATTGACGATATCCTTTCGGCAGCAATGCAGCTCATTGGTCAAAAAGGCAGCGCTGCTGTCACCATGCGCGGCATTGCCACCGCAAGCGACATGTCTCTGGCGACGGTCTATCATTACTTTCCAAACAGAACCGCAGTCATCGCGACGCTTTTCGAGCGATATTCAAAGGGAACGCGCGAAGTCATCGATACGGCTCTTCAGGATATCAAGGATGCGTCTGGTATTGGGGATGCTGCCGAAATGATCGTTGATTTTTACTATAACCGCCTTCGGGGCGATCCAGCCGTGCAGGACCTGCTGGATGCCATTCATGCCGACAAAGCGCTTCATGATCTCGATATCGAGGAAACCCATAGGCAAGCCGATCAGTTCAGTCGGAGCACACAGGTCTTTCTGGCGGAAAGTTGCAGGCAGGAATATGCGCGCGCCGTCTATTTGCTGTTCCAGCTCGCCAGCGCTGCAATTCGTTTGGCTTTGCATGAGAGTGAAGAAAAAGGCGCCGTGATCATTGATGATTATCGACGTCTTATTCGTGGCCGGTTCAGCCAATTCGAACAGCTATAA
- a CDS encoding alanine racemase, translating to MVDADYFRMLSEALSQAELFRPVLVVDRDRLDANIATIAGGLAPGLGLRVVDKSLSSIPLLERILTQAGTMSLMSFHLPMTCAVLEAFPKAEILYGKPLPTRALAAWMRLASPHLVEDLLRRTVFLIDSPDRLDQYAALAREAGQTIRIAFETDTGMHRGGFETPDALAAICARAIQQKELRIEGLVGYEAHIPEVARLIGGAAEREKVISRVKAFVSVFPHGTCAIANTGGSKTALSYHDAGAANEVSVGSAFLKPTDFDMPSLEAVQPAVFIATPVLKVEEVRLPGPPLLTSLMQAIGLFPRKGCFLYGGKWMAKPVFPKGMRENKIWGLSSNQQMMALPYESTLKPDDFAFFRPTQSEAVLQHFDGIHVLSKGRIIETWPTLPPG from the coding sequence ATGGTTGATGCCGATTATTTTCGGATGCTCTCCGAAGCGCTTTCTCAAGCCGAATTGTTTCGTCCTGTGCTTGTTGTCGACCGAGATCGGCTTGATGCAAATATTGCCACGATTGCGGGCGGTCTCGCGCCGGGTCTTGGCTTACGGGTCGTTGATAAATCTCTGTCATCAATCCCATTGCTCGAGCGCATTCTGACACAAGCCGGAACGATGAGCCTCATGAGCTTCCATCTGCCGATGACCTGTGCCGTATTGGAAGCCTTCCCGAAGGCAGAAATTCTTTACGGCAAACCGCTCCCTACAAGAGCGCTTGCGGCATGGATGCGGCTCGCTTCTCCGCATCTGGTCGAGGATCTTCTGCGACGCACGGTGTTTCTGATCGATAGCCCGGACCGGCTCGACCAATATGCGGCACTGGCGCGCGAAGCTGGACAAACAATCAGAATAGCTTTTGAGACGGATACCGGCATGCATCGCGGTGGGTTCGAAACGCCAGATGCGCTGGCTGCCATCTGCGCACGTGCCATTCAGCAAAAGGAGTTGAGAATAGAGGGTCTTGTCGGCTATGAGGCGCATATCCCGGAGGTTGCTCGTCTCATCGGAGGCGCTGCGGAAAGGGAGAAAGTCATATCCCGCGTCAAGGCATTTGTTTCGGTATTTCCGCATGGCACGTGCGCCATCGCCAATACGGGCGGCAGTAAAACTGCGCTTTCCTATCATGATGCCGGTGCCGCGAATGAAGTTTCCGTGGGCTCGGCTTTCCTGAAGCCGACGGATTTCGATATGCCGTCTCTTGAGGCTGTGCAGCCTGCCGTCTTTATTGCCACGCCTGTGTTGAAAGTGGAGGAGGTTCGCCTGCCGGGGCCTCCGTTGCTGACAAGTCTAATGCAGGCTATCGGCCTTTTCCCGCGCAAGGGGTGTTTTCTCTATGGCGGCAAGTGGATGGCCAAACCGGTTTTTCCCAAAGGCATGCGGGAAAACAAGATCTGGGGGCTTTCATCCAATCAGCAAATGATGGCTCTGCCTTACGAAAGCACCTTGAAACCTGATGATTTTGCTTTCTTTCGCCCGACGCAGAGCGAGGCGGTGCTGCAACATTTCGATGGAATTCACGTTCTTTCCAAAGGCCGGATTATCGAAACCTGGCCCACTCTTCCGCCGGGTTGA
- a CDS encoding coniferyl aldehyde dehydrogenase, with translation MAIETLQSILERQRQSFQHDSYPSLSLRRDRLNRIGRLLKENRQALCDVVSRDFGHRSDHETVQLEIAPLMSALRHTRSHLRRWMKRERRGRSIEFLQLANWVQYQPLGVIGIMVPWNYPLLLALGPLIDILAAGNRAIIKPSELLPETSALLSKLVEAYFSPEEVAVIEGGVEIAAAFSALPFDHLIFTGSTAVGRKVMASAAANLTPLTLELGGKSPALIAPDYPIADAARDIAFGKLMNAGQTCIAPDYVLVEKSKLGDLASALISQAEAFYPRQAGPQHAGPQHAGQEQYSSLVGARAHERLLKGIEECRARGAKLITADIAMPSQGHVIAPTLVIDPPADCLLMEEEIFGPILPLIPYEDFDTALKFVRERPRPLALYIFTGNRATEKKALSNTISGNVTINGTLLHIAQNDLPFGGIGPSGMGAYHGHEGFKRFSHARGIAKVRLFNPARLAMPPYGWLAQVLARFMMRD, from the coding sequence ATGGCCATTGAAACTCTCCAGTCTATTCTGGAACGCCAGCGACAATCCTTCCAGCATGACAGTTATCCGTCACTGTCCTTGCGTCGGGACCGCCTGAACCGGATCGGCCGATTGCTGAAGGAGAACCGGCAAGCGCTGTGCGATGTGGTTTCTCGGGATTTTGGTCATAGATCCGATCATGAAACGGTGCAATTGGAGATTGCTCCGCTCATGAGCGCGCTTCGCCATACACGGTCTCATCTACGCCGATGGATGAAACGCGAACGCCGTGGACGCTCGATTGAGTTTCTGCAGCTTGCAAATTGGGTCCAATACCAGCCGCTCGGGGTGATTGGTATTATGGTGCCGTGGAACTATCCGCTTCTACTGGCACTCGGACCGCTGATTGACATTTTGGCTGCGGGAAACCGGGCGATCATCAAACCGTCGGAATTGCTGCCGGAAACCTCGGCTCTTCTTTCAAAGCTCGTCGAGGCTTATTTCTCCCCGGAGGAGGTTGCCGTTATCGAAGGAGGGGTGGAGATTGCCGCAGCCTTTTCTGCCCTGCCGTTCGATCATCTGATTTTCACCGGCTCAACGGCAGTCGGTCGCAAGGTTATGGCGTCAGCAGCTGCTAACCTGACACCGCTCACCCTGGAACTGGGTGGCAAGTCGCCCGCACTCATCGCCCCGGATTATCCCATTGCCGATGCAGCCCGTGACATCGCCTTTGGAAAGCTGATGAACGCGGGCCAGACTTGCATTGCACCTGACTATGTTCTGGTCGAGAAATCAAAACTTGGAGACCTTGCATCCGCCCTGATCTCTCAGGCAGAGGCTTTTTATCCACGACAGGCGGGACCACAACATGCGGGGCCACAACACGCAGGGCAAGAACAGTATTCAAGCCTTGTCGGCGCTCGAGCGCATGAACGGTTGCTGAAAGGCATTGAGGAATGCCGCGCCCGTGGGGCCAAACTCATCACTGCTGATATCGCCATGCCCTCTCAAGGACACGTGATCGCACCCACGCTGGTAATCGACCCGCCTGCGGACTGCTTGCTGATGGAGGAAGAAATCTTCGGGCCAATCCTGCCCCTTATTCCCTATGAGGATTTTGACACAGCGTTGAAATTTGTCCGCGAGCGCCCGCGCCCTCTGGCGCTCTATATCTTCACGGGAAACCGGGCGACCGAGAAAAAAGCACTGTCGAACACGATTTCCGGCAATGTCACTATCAACGGTACCCTTCTGCATATCGCTCAAAACGACCTGCCCTTTGGCGGTATCGGGCCAAGCGGCATGGGGGCCTATCATGGTCATGAGGGCTTCAAGCGTTTTTCGCACGCCCGCGGCATTGCGAAAGTCCGTCTTTTCAATCCCGCACGCCTCGCCATGCCTCCTTACGGATGGCTGGCACAAGTTCTGGCCAGGTTTATGATGCGTGACTAA
- a CDS encoding AraC family transcriptional regulator, with translation MKTVDARYVTANIPAFLIRSLVMTLTDFGLDASRLTAGLGIPMEDLADPACRVSFRQGREAILRAMKMTRGKALGLETGIREKITSVGLVGYVMVTAATVGDAVKLGLDLQKDTGSMLEFDTRESPEGVVVTAASRFHDPDIYVFLVEEAFASFMGVAHGLVGEGFKPVRVDFAYPAPAHTEAYQRVFGCPVRFGQMENAFIYDAAWYKQPLLTSDPLSHRQLLEFMAYNRARSREAAEIIESVERVLRQKLHSRMHISKVARALGMSERTLRRRLAESGVSFQSLLDDLRKNRTLELLGNRNMSVEQIAFAVGFSDPHNFRRAFRRWTGTTPGALRADLSPI, from the coding sequence ATGAAGACAGTCGATGCGCGTTACGTGACTGCCAATATCCCGGCGTTTCTCATTCGCAGCCTCGTGATGACGCTCACGGATTTTGGTCTCGACGCCTCGCGATTAACGGCTGGCCTCGGCATTCCCATGGAGGATCTTGCCGACCCAGCCTGTCGGGTTTCTTTTCGCCAGGGACGTGAGGCGATCCTGCGGGCCATGAAAATGACCAGGGGCAAGGCGCTTGGATTGGAGACCGGGATTCGCGAAAAGATTACCTCTGTGGGCCTCGTCGGTTATGTGATGGTAACGGCAGCGACTGTGGGTGACGCGGTCAAGCTTGGCCTTGATCTGCAAAAAGATACCGGCAGCATGCTGGAATTCGACACCAGGGAAAGCCCGGAGGGCGTCGTCGTCACGGCGGCGAGCCGTTTTCACGATCCCGACATCTATGTTTTCCTGGTGGAAGAGGCTTTTGCCAGTTTCATGGGGGTCGCCCACGGCCTTGTCGGTGAGGGCTTCAAGCCTGTCCGGGTCGATTTTGCTTACCCTGCGCCAGCGCATACGGAAGCATATCAACGGGTTTTCGGCTGCCCGGTCCGATTTGGCCAGATGGAAAACGCCTTCATCTATGATGCCGCCTGGTACAAGCAACCGCTGCTGACATCCGATCCTCTTAGCCATCGCCAGCTTCTTGAATTCATGGCCTATAACCGGGCCCGAAGCCGCGAGGCGGCTGAAATCATCGAATCCGTCGAAAGGGTCCTGCGACAGAAGCTGCACAGCCGCATGCATATTTCCAAGGTGGCCCGTGCGCTTGGCATGAGCGAGCGCACCTTGCGTCGCAGACTTGCCGAGAGCGGGGTTTCCTTCCAATCGCTTCTGGATGATCTTCGCAAGAACCGCACGCTCGAACTGTTGGGCAACAGGAACATGTCTGTCGAGCAGATCGCATTTGCGGTCGGATTTTCGGACCCTCATAATTTCCGGCGCGCCTTCCGCCGTTGGACTGGCACCACGCCTGGCGCGCTTCGTGCGGATCTATCGCCTATTTGA
- a CDS encoding oxidoreductase yields the protein MTLQNKPPVGGLPPEFPPQAGGPPHQPKFPDSPYLSDVGRRIRDDILDMLPLLRKHAAESEQLGALAPATLAAVDRSGAFKITIPVELGGYALGARDAAEIVKALGQGDASAGWLVIVSSAARNALGFDPKARDEVFAGIQDWVGPIMFGATVFAPKVGDGRKVDGGYMVKGKWSFGSGCKHAAWGAVGFEYDDPASGARLRAMGILSRDQYEIVDDWHVMGLQATNSNSVRADQEIFVPDYRVVHTNDLPRIMDSLKGKYSGLAFKHSPIGGMVAMTCTFAALAVGIAQGALDSFLEQAKKRPPFNLPYKTMSEMASIQMVAGKARAVINGANAVLWRHADEIDRRAIAGEDFFPWNEPEITMDLVHQIHECLRVVDGLLLALGSSAVVLSNPLQRALRDIHVLATHGAFRIDPMAEINGRDMFGLEPFPMIAALSSPPPGSPPAGKGPSHMPPPGMTPPAGMAPPPGMAPPPGMTPVRG from the coding sequence ATGACCTTGCAAAACAAACCACCTGTAGGGGGTCTTCCTCCGGAGTTTCCACCGCAGGCAGGCGGCCCTCCTCACCAGCCGAAGTTCCCGGACTCGCCGTATCTCAGCGACGTTGGGCGTCGGATACGCGACGACATCCTCGATATGCTGCCGCTGTTGCGCAAACATGCGGCTGAGAGCGAACAGCTCGGCGCGCTTGCGCCAGCGACGCTAGCGGCCGTCGATCGCTCTGGTGCCTTCAAGATCACCATCCCGGTCGAGCTTGGAGGCTATGCACTGGGCGCACGCGATGCTGCGGAAATCGTCAAAGCGCTCGGCCAGGGCGATGCTTCCGCCGGTTGGCTGGTGATCGTCTCGAGCGCAGCCAGAAACGCTCTGGGCTTCGATCCAAAGGCTCGCGACGAAGTCTTCGCCGGCATCCAGGACTGGGTTGGGCCAATCATGTTTGGTGCCACCGTCTTTGCGCCAAAGGTTGGCGATGGCCGCAAGGTCGACGGAGGCTACATGGTGAAGGGCAAATGGTCCTTCGGCAGTGGTTGCAAACATGCTGCCTGGGGAGCAGTCGGTTTCGAATATGACGACCCGGCAAGCGGCGCACGGTTGCGCGCCATGGGTATCCTGTCACGCGATCAATATGAAATCGTCGATGACTGGCATGTGATGGGCCTGCAAGCGACAAATTCAAACAGCGTCCGGGCCGACCAGGAGATTTTTGTTCCCGACTACCGCGTCGTACACACCAATGACCTGCCGCGGATAATGGACTCATTGAAGGGCAAATATTCTGGACTGGCTTTCAAGCACAGCCCGATTGGCGGTATGGTCGCCATGACATGCACCTTTGCGGCCCTTGCAGTCGGTATCGCGCAAGGCGCCCTCGACTCTTTCCTCGAACAGGCAAAGAAGCGACCGCCCTTCAACCTTCCCTATAAGACGATGTCGGAAATGGCCTCGATCCAAATGGTTGCCGGTAAAGCGCGGGCCGTCATCAATGGGGCGAACGCCGTGCTCTGGCGCCACGCCGACGAAATCGACCGGCGTGCGATTGCAGGTGAAGACTTCTTCCCCTGGAACGAACCCGAGATCACCATGGACCTCGTCCACCAGATCCACGAATGCCTGCGCGTGGTCGATGGCCTCTTGCTTGCACTTGGGTCTTCGGCTGTCGTCCTCAGCAATCCGTTGCAACGCGCCTTGCGCGATATCCATGTGCTGGCGACGCATGGTGCCTTCCGGATCGATCCAATGGCAGAAATCAACGGACGCGACATGTTCGGTCTCGAACCTTTCCCGATGATTGCCGCCCTGAGTTCACCTCCTCCGGGCTCACCTCCTGCTGGTAAGGGTCCATCGCATATGCCTCCTCCGGGCATGACACCTCCAGCAGGCATGGCCCCACCACCAGGTATGGCGC
- a CDS encoding xylulokinase: MANSDQYVLSIDLGTSGCKVGLVSITGHVVAWAFRSVPLQVIDTIGAEQDPSQWWNAFIEASQDVLSQSAALRENIVAICSSTQGEGTVAVDRDGNVLMNAIIWLDMRGARYLKKEMRGAMKVAGYDAIKLQKWLRLCGGAPALSGKDPAGHMLLIRDAFPDIYEKTYKFLNVLDFFNLRLTGRFCATQDSILTSWVTDNRDVNHIRYDDGLIGASGIDKAKFPDLVRCTDIVGTLLPSVADLLGLSPKTPVVAGAIDNSAAAIGAGTLADYDTHLYMGSSSWISAHVPFKKTSVMDQITSVPCPVPSKYLMIAMQSSGASNIAFLKDRIVFHDDGLIDSEPTPDTYRLLDEIAARTPAGAAGMMYLPWLFGERCPVDDPTLRAGIFNMSMEHNRETLVRAVFEGVALNTRWMMKPVSRFLGRRPEAITMIGGGAMSPAWCQIFADVLGVQIRQPHDPMKANARGAAFIGAVGLGLIQFDEVARHVVIDRVYDPDPATQRLYDERFGIFTELHRRLAPLYKRLNGSKGKIHG, translated from the coding sequence ATGGCCAATTCTGACCAATATGTTTTATCGATCGATCTTGGCACCAGTGGCTGCAAAGTTGGATTGGTGTCGATTACCGGACACGTGGTTGCCTGGGCATTCCGGTCGGTGCCGCTCCAGGTAATCGATACGATCGGGGCAGAGCAGGATCCCTCTCAGTGGTGGAACGCCTTCATCGAAGCAAGCCAGGATGTGCTCAGCCAGAGTGCCGCGCTGCGTGAGAATATCGTCGCCATCTGCTCATCTACCCAAGGCGAGGGAACTGTTGCCGTTGACCGTGACGGCAATGTGTTGATGAACGCGATTATCTGGCTCGATATGCGCGGCGCCCGCTATCTGAAGAAGGAAATGCGCGGTGCAATGAAGGTCGCGGGCTATGACGCGATCAAGTTGCAGAAATGGTTGAGGCTATGTGGCGGTGCCCCGGCTCTGTCCGGCAAGGACCCAGCGGGCCACATGCTGCTGATCCGCGATGCTTTCCCTGATATCTACGAGAAGACCTACAAGTTTCTCAACGTTCTCGATTTCTTCAATCTGCGTCTGACAGGCCGGTTTTGCGCCACGCAGGATTCCATTCTCACCTCCTGGGTGACTGACAATCGCGATGTCAACCATATCCGCTATGATGACGGGTTGATCGGTGCCAGCGGTATCGACAAGGCGAAATTTCCCGATCTCGTCAGGTGTACGGATATCGTTGGAACTCTGCTTCCTTCCGTTGCCGATCTGTTGGGCCTGTCACCGAAAACGCCGGTCGTTGCCGGTGCCATCGACAATTCAGCCGCCGCGATTGGCGCTGGAACGCTGGCCGATTATGATACCCATCTTTACATGGGATCATCTTCCTGGATCTCGGCCCATGTGCCTTTCAAGAAAACCAGTGTGATGGACCAGATCACATCGGTTCCTTGTCCGGTACCATCGAAATACCTGATGATCGCCATGCAATCGAGCGGGGCGAGCAATATCGCTTTCCTGAAGGACCGTATTGTCTTCCATGACGATGGCCTGATCGATTCCGAACCGACGCCTGATACTTACAGGCTTCTCGATGAGATTGCCGCCCGCACACCTGCCGGAGCGGCTGGCATGATGTACCTGCCCTGGCTTTTCGGCGAACGCTGCCCGGTGGATGACCCGACTCTTCGGGCCGGGATCTTCAACATGAGCATGGAGCATAACCGCGAGACACTGGTGAGGGCGGTCTTCGAAGGCGTGGCGCTCAATACACGCTGGATGATGAAGCCGGTCTCCCGCTTTCTTGGCCGAAGGCCTGAGGCAATCACCATGATCGGCGGCGGTGCGATGTCGCCCGCCTGGTGCCAGATCTTCGCGGATGTTCTGGGCGTCCAGATCCGCCAGCCACATGATCCGATGAAAGCCAATGCACGCGGTGCGGCCTTCATCGGGGCTGTGGGGCTCGGCCTCATCCAGTTTGACGAGGTCGCGCGCCATGTGGTGATCGATAGGGTTTACGATCCTGATCCGGCAACGCAGCGGCTCTATGACGAGCGCTTCGGTATCTTCACGGAACTCCATCGGCGCCTGGCGCCGCTTTACAAACGTCTGAACGGATCGAAGGGCAAGATTCATGGCTAA
- a CDS encoding OmpP1/FadL family transporter — MGALSFAPCVAIAGGFSRGEADTDILFTDGNYSLRTGAIYVSPSRSFSTLNGARASDKAYSDEFWIPSVAVKATLGSGIACALTYTQPFGASATYGSQAQNAEYTTAVSQGLPLVNPTSKMQFSTDEYGATCDVRVDAGPGRFYVIGGVFLESFEYKENTLYGNIRLKDDGALGYRVGAAYDIPEYAMRFQLMYRSQVSHDAEGTFTPSALAAAAGVTDTAPANGTGTLPQSIKLSAQTGVAPGWLVYGSLTWTDWSVLQNFRYDVTGLGTSNKAFNYKDGYTVQIGVGHEFTEKLSGTVNVTWDEGVGTGADITTDTWSLGLGAEYKTKFGKFDLGTSVSYLTAGSQSVSAGATYDATAKHDWAVAVGLGYLIEF; from the coding sequence GTGGGCGCACTATCGTTTGCGCCTTGCGTTGCAATCGCGGGCGGCTTCAGCAGAGGCGAGGCAGACACTGATATTCTGTTTACGGATGGAAACTATAGTTTACGCACCGGAGCAATATATGTCTCACCAAGCCGCTCATTTTCAACCCTGAACGGCGCCCGTGCTTCTGATAAAGCCTATTCGGATGAGTTTTGGATACCAAGCGTCGCCGTCAAGGCAACGCTTGGTTCCGGTATCGCCTGCGCTTTGACATATACGCAACCATTTGGCGCATCTGCAACGTATGGAAGCCAGGCGCAGAACGCCGAATATACCACAGCTGTGAGCCAGGGATTGCCTCTCGTCAATCCAACCTCAAAAATGCAGTTTTCGACGGATGAATATGGTGCAACCTGCGATGTGCGGGTGGACGCCGGGCCGGGCCGCTTTTACGTGATCGGCGGCGTCTTTCTGGAAAGCTTCGAATACAAAGAAAACACCCTTTACGGTAACATTCGGTTGAAGGATGACGGTGCCTTAGGCTACCGAGTGGGCGCCGCTTACGACATTCCCGAATATGCCATGCGCTTCCAGCTCATGTACCGATCGCAAGTCTCGCATGATGCGGAAGGGACATTCACGCCCTCAGCGCTGGCCGCTGCTGCCGGTGTGACAGACACAGCACCTGCTAACGGAACCGGAACCCTACCGCAGTCGATCAAGCTCTCTGCCCAGACCGGCGTCGCGCCGGGTTGGCTGGTTTACGGTTCCTTGACCTGGACAGACTGGAGCGTTCTTCAAAACTTCAGATATGACGTCACCGGGCTTGGCACAAGCAACAAGGCCTTCAACTATAAGGACGGCTACACGGTGCAGATTGGTGTTGGTCATGAATTTACAGAAAAACTGTCTGGAACGGTCAACGTGACCTGGGATGAAGGCGTAGGGACAGGAGCAGACATTACGACCGATACATGGTCGCTTGGACTAGGCGCCGAGTACAAAACCAAATTCGGTAAATTCGATCTCGGAACCTCCGTCTCTTACCTCACTGCCGGTTCACAGAGCGTCAGCGCCGGAGCGACTTATGACGCAACCGCCAAGCATGATTGGGCGGTCGCCGTTGGATTGGGGTATCTGATCGAATTCTGA